A region from the Mycolicibacterium litorale genome encodes:
- a CDS encoding serine/threonine-protein kinase PknG: MATPEHDLDAAMEAGTEDDPGTQPASLDDLDMDSASTMRPMATQAVFRPNFDDSDSISVHTGDTEPQDHITTVMRTLSPVRRLGGGLVEIPRVPAKDPLEALMTNPVVAEGKRFCWNCGRPVGRSSSDGKALSEGWCPHCGSQYSFLPQLNPGDMVADQYEIKGCIAHGGLGWVYLAFDHNVNERPVVLKGLVHSGDAEAQAIAMAERQFLAEVTHPGIVKIYNFVEHADKHGNPVGYIVMEYVGGTSLKQARGKRLPVAQAIGYMLEILPALGYLHSLGLTYNDLKPENIMLTEDQVKLIDLGAVSTINSFGYLYGTPGYQAPEIVRTGPTVQSDIYTVGRTLAALTLELRTRKGRYVDGLPEDDPVLAKYDSFGRLLRRAIDPDPRRRFASAEEMSSQLLGVLREVVARDTGVPRPGLSTVFSPTRSTFGIDLLVAHTDVYVDGQVHSEKLTAQEIVRALPVPLVDPTDVGAAVLSASVLSQPVQTLDQLRAARHGALDSEGIDLSESVELPLMEARALLDLGDVAKATRKLDDLATRVGWRWRLVWFRAVAALLSADYDAATKHFTEVLDTLPGELAPKLALAATAELCGSDLELAPSRKFYETVWGTDHGIVSAGFGLARAQSAEGDREGAVRTLDEVPATSRHFTTARLTSAVTLLSGRSSSEITEQQIRDAARRVEALPDTEPRVLQIRALVLGTAMDWLVDNSASTNHILGFPFTEYGLQLGVEASLRALARVAPTQAHRYALIDLANSVRPMSTF, translated from the coding sequence ATGGCCACTCCCGAACACGATCTCGACGCGGCGATGGAGGCCGGCACGGAGGACGACCCTGGTACGCAGCCGGCGAGCCTCGACGACCTGGACATGGATTCCGCGTCGACGATGCGGCCGATGGCGACCCAGGCGGTGTTCCGGCCGAACTTCGACGACTCCGACAGCATCTCGGTGCACACCGGCGACACCGAACCCCAGGACCACATCACGACGGTGATGCGCACGCTGTCGCCGGTCCGGCGGCTCGGCGGCGGGCTGGTGGAGATCCCGCGCGTGCCCGCCAAGGATCCGCTCGAGGCGCTGATGACCAACCCGGTCGTCGCCGAGGGGAAGCGGTTCTGCTGGAACTGCGGTCGGCCGGTGGGGCGTTCCTCGTCGGACGGCAAGGCGCTGTCGGAGGGCTGGTGCCCGCACTGCGGCAGCCAGTACTCGTTCCTGCCGCAGCTCAACCCGGGGGACATGGTCGCCGATCAGTACGAGATCAAGGGCTGCATCGCGCACGGCGGCCTGGGCTGGGTGTACCTGGCGTTCGATCACAACGTCAACGAACGCCCCGTCGTGCTCAAGGGTCTGGTGCATTCCGGCGATGCGGAGGCCCAGGCCATCGCGATGGCCGAACGCCAGTTCCTGGCGGAGGTGACGCACCCGGGCATCGTCAAGATCTACAACTTCGTCGAACACGCGGACAAGCACGGCAACCCCGTCGGCTACATCGTGATGGAGTACGTCGGCGGGACGTCGCTGAAACAGGCCAGGGGCAAACGGCTTCCGGTCGCCCAGGCGATCGGCTACATGCTGGAGATCTTGCCGGCGCTGGGATATCTGCACTCGCTGGGGCTGACCTACAACGATCTCAAACCCGAGAACATCATGCTGACCGAGGACCAGGTCAAGCTGATCGACCTGGGTGCGGTGTCGACGATCAACTCGTTCGGCTACCTGTACGGCACCCCGGGGTACCAGGCGCCGGAGATCGTCCGCACGGGGCCGACGGTGCAGAGCGACATCTACACCGTGGGCCGGACGCTGGCCGCGCTGACGCTCGAACTGCGCACCCGCAAGGGGCGTTACGTCGACGGGCTGCCCGAGGACGATCCGGTCCTGGCGAAGTACGACTCGTTCGGCCGGCTGCTGCGCCGTGCGATCGACCCGGACCCGCGGCGCCGGTTCGCCAGTGCCGAAGAGATGTCCTCACAGCTGCTGGGTGTGCTGCGCGAGGTGGTGGCCCGAGACACCGGTGTGCCGAGACCCGGTCTGTCGACGGTGTTCTCGCCGACGCGGTCGACGTTCGGTATCGATCTGCTGGTGGCCCACACCGATGTCTACGTCGACGGTCAGGTGCACTCCGAGAAGCTCACCGCGCAGGAGATCGTCCGCGCCCTGCCCGTGCCGCTGGTGGATCCGACCGACGTCGGGGCGGCCGTGCTGTCGGCCAGCGTGCTCAGTCAACCGGTGCAGACGCTTGACCAGTTGCGCGCCGCACGACACGGTGCGCTGGACTCGGAGGGCATCGACCTGTCGGAGTCGGTCGAGTTGCCGCTGATGGAGGCGAGGGCGCTGCTCGACCTCGGTGACGTCGCGAAGGCCACACGCAAACTCGACGACCTCGCCACCCGGGTGGGCTGGCGGTGGCGGCTGGTGTGGTTCCGCGCGGTCGCTGCGCTGCTGTCGGCCGACTATGATGCTGCGACAAAGCATTTCACCGAGGTGCTCGATACGCTGCCTGGCGAGTTGGCGCCGAAGCTGGCACTGGCGGCGACCGCGGAGCTGTGCGGGTCCGACCTCGAACTGGCGCCGTCGCGCAAGTTCTACGAGACGGTGTGGGGCACCGACCACGGCATCGTCTCGGCCGGCTTCGGCCTGGCCCGGGCACAGTCGGCCGAGGGTGACCGTGAGGGCGCGGTGCGCACACTCGACGAAGTCCCGGCCACCTCACGGCATTTCACGACGGCCCGGTTGACCAGTGCGGTGACGCTGCTGTCGGGCCGGTCGTCGAGCGAGATCACCGAACAGCAGATCCGCGACGCCGCCCGCCGGGTCGAGGCGCTGCCCGACACCGAACCGCGGGTGCTGCAGATCCGGGCGCTGGTGCTCGGTACGGCGATGGACTGGCTGGTCGACAATTCGGCGAGCACCAACCACATCCTCGGATTCCCGTTCACCGAGTACGGGCTGCAGCTCGGCGTCGAGGCGTCGCTGCGTGCGCTGGCCCGCGTCGCCCCCACCCAGGCGCACCGTTACGCGCTGATCGACCTGGCCAACAGCGTGCGCCCGATGAGCACCTTCTAG
- the pta gene encoding phosphate acetyltransferase has translation MSDSRVSAIYVASPEGDTGKSTIALGLLDRLTATAAKVGVFRPITRQGPARDYILELLLAHTTAGLPYEDCVGVGYHQLHEDPDSALADIVDRFHRVADRCDVVLIVGSDYTDVASPSELSMNARIAANLGAPVVLAVKARGRTPEEVAEVADVCLDEIAAQHAHTAAVVANRCDPDQLAEVRQALQRDGGPQAYVLPEEPLLVAPSVAELRDAVDGTVISGDETLLDREALDVLVAGMTAEHVLERLTEGVTVVTPGDRSDVVLAVVSAHAAEGFPSLSSIILNGGLDLHPSIAALVSGLGLRLPIVATGYGTFETASRVAGTRGRVTATSTRKIDTALALMETHVDTADLLGRLAIPIPTVTTPHMFTYQLLDQARADRRHIVLPEGDDDRILKAAGRLLQRGVADLTILGEETRVRARAAELGADLSAAAVLDPRTSDLCDRFAEQYADLRRHKGVTVEQAREIMHDVSYFGTMLVHNDMVDGMVSGARHTTAHTVRPAFEIIKTLPDVSTVSSIFLMCLADRVLAYGDCAIVPDPTAEELADIAISSARTAARFGIEPRVAMLSYSTGTSGTGADVEKVRDATELVRKREPDLLVEGPIQYDAAVEPSVAETKMPDSPVAGRATVLIFPDLNTGNNTYKAVQRSAGAIAIGPVLQGLNKPVNDLSRGALVEDIVNTVAITAIQAQGDR, from the coding sequence GTGAGTGATTCGCGCGTTTCCGCCATCTACGTCGCATCGCCGGAAGGTGACACGGGAAAGTCCACGATCGCGCTCGGCCTGCTCGACCGCTTGACGGCCACCGCCGCCAAGGTGGGGGTGTTCCGGCCGATCACCCGACAGGGACCGGCGCGCGACTACATCCTCGAACTGCTGCTCGCCCACACCACGGCCGGCCTGCCGTATGAGGACTGCGTCGGCGTCGGGTACCACCAGTTGCACGAGGACCCCGACAGCGCACTCGCCGACATCGTCGACCGCTTCCACCGCGTCGCCGACCGCTGCGATGTGGTGCTGATCGTCGGCAGCGACTACACCGACGTGGCCAGCCCCAGCGAACTGTCGATGAATGCGCGCATCGCGGCCAACCTCGGCGCCCCCGTCGTCCTCGCCGTCAAGGCACGGGGCCGCACACCGGAGGAGGTCGCCGAAGTCGCCGATGTGTGCCTCGACGAGATCGCCGCACAGCACGCGCACACCGCCGCGGTGGTGGCCAACCGCTGCGATCCGGATCAGCTCGCCGAGGTGCGGCAGGCACTGCAGCGTGACGGCGGTCCCCAGGCCTACGTGCTCCCCGAGGAGCCGCTACTCGTCGCACCGTCGGTCGCCGAGTTGCGGGATGCCGTCGACGGCACCGTGATCAGCGGTGACGAGACCCTGCTCGATCGCGAGGCGTTGGACGTGCTGGTCGCCGGCATGACGGCCGAACACGTGTTGGAGAGGTTGACCGAAGGGGTAACCGTGGTCACGCCGGGGGACCGGTCCGACGTGGTCCTCGCCGTGGTCAGTGCGCATGCGGCAGAAGGCTTTCCGTCGCTGTCGAGCATCATCCTCAACGGCGGGCTCGATCTGCATCCGTCGATCGCGGCGCTGGTCTCGGGGCTGGGACTGCGGCTGCCGATCGTCGCCACCGGCTACGGCACCTTCGAAACCGCCAGTCGGGTGGCGGGTACGCGAGGCCGGGTGACCGCCACGTCGACACGCAAGATCGACACCGCGCTGGCGTTGATGGAGACCCACGTCGACACCGCGGACCTGCTGGGCCGCCTGGCCATTCCGATCCCGACGGTGACGACGCCGCACATGTTCACCTACCAGCTGCTGGATCAGGCGCGGGCGGACCGCAGGCACATCGTGCTGCCCGAAGGCGACGACGACCGCATCCTCAAGGCGGCCGGACGGCTGCTGCAGCGTGGCGTCGCCGACCTGACGATCCTGGGCGAGGAGACCCGCGTCCGGGCCCGCGCCGCGGAACTGGGTGCCGACCTGAGTGCGGCCGCGGTGCTCGACCCGCGCACCAGCGACCTGTGTGATCGCTTCGCCGAGCAGTACGCCGATCTCCGCAGGCACAAGGGCGTCACCGTCGAGCAGGCTCGCGAGATCATGCACGACGTCTCGTATTTCGGCACCATGCTGGTGCACAACGACATGGTCGACGGCATGGTGTCGGGCGCCAGGCACACCACGGCCCACACCGTGCGGCCCGCGTTCGAGATCATCAAGACCCTGCCGGACGTGTCCACCGTGTCGAGCATCTTCCTGATGTGCCTGGCCGACCGTGTGCTCGCCTACGGCGATTGCGCGATCGTGCCCGACCCGACGGCGGAAGAGCTGGCCGACATCGCGATCTCCTCCGCCCGCACCGCGGCCCGCTTCGGCATCGAGCCGCGGGTCGCCATGCTGTCGTACTCGACGGGCACCTCCGGCACCGGCGCCGACGTCGAGAAGGTCAGGGACGCCACGGAACTGGTGCGAAAGCGCGAACCCGACCTGCTGGTCGAGGGGCCGATCCAGTACGACGCGGCGGTGGAACCGTCGGTCGCCGAGACCAAGATGCCCGACTCGCCGGTCGCCGGCCGGGCCACCGTGCTGATCTTCCCCGACCTCAACACCGGTAACAACACCTACAAGGCGGTGCAGCGAAGCGCCGGGGCCATCGCCATCGGACCGGTCCTGCAGGGGCTGAACAAACCGGTCAACGACCTGTCCCGAGGCGCACTCGTCGAAGACATCGTCAACACGGTCGCGATCACCGCGATCCAGGCCCAGGGGGACCGATGA
- the glnX gene encoding protein kinase G-activating protein GlnX: MTVELAHPSTEPLASRSPTTPAHPRWWFLWTTPGRILTIGIVLSALAVASAFATSTTINDRQQALTTVLNHTEPLSFAAGELYSRLSVADAAAATAFIAGTEPRDVRQRYEQAITDAAVALTRASSGLTDEELVQLLGRINAELAVYTGLVETARTNNRAGNPVGSSYLSEASSLMQTQILPDAQRLYERTSAQVEVETTASTRIPAPVILVVLATLLFGLFANRWLARRTRRRVNMGFVAGGLAVLIMVLWVGTALTISTADSRSAKGTGAESLKTITTLAITAQQARADETLALIRRGDEEVRKQSYYERIDGMQTKLSQYLAREDAIDSTELVAAEDLLARWRAADDRINAYIAVGNYQAATQVALGTGEDDSTPAFDKLNDALGKAIEQSRSQLRNDILNARRVLSGATAGAAALSVIAAVAVALGLWPRLSEYR, encoded by the coding sequence GTGACTGTGGAGTTGGCGCACCCGTCGACCGAGCCGCTCGCGTCCCGGTCGCCGACCACTCCCGCCCACCCGCGGTGGTGGTTCCTGTGGACCACTCCGGGCCGCATCCTCACGATCGGCATCGTGCTCTCCGCGCTCGCGGTCGCCAGTGCCTTCGCGACGTCGACGACGATCAACGACCGCCAGCAGGCGCTGACCACCGTGCTCAACCACACCGAACCGCTGTCGTTCGCGGCGGGCGAACTCTACAGCCGGCTGTCGGTGGCCGACGCCGCCGCCGCGACCGCGTTCATCGCCGGCACCGAACCGCGTGACGTGCGGCAACGATACGAACAGGCCATCACCGACGCCGCGGTCGCGCTGACCCGCGCCTCCAGCGGACTCACCGACGAGGAGCTGGTACAGCTGCTCGGCCGCATCAACGCCGAACTCGCCGTGTACACCGGACTGGTGGAGACGGCGCGGACGAACAACCGGGCGGGCAACCCGGTCGGATCGTCCTACCTGTCCGAGGCTTCGTCGCTGATGCAGACGCAGATCCTGCCCGACGCGCAACGCCTCTACGAACGCACGTCCGCGCAGGTGGAAGTGGAGACGACGGCGTCGACCCGCATCCCGGCGCCGGTCATCCTGGTGGTCCTGGCCACGCTGCTGTTCGGTCTGTTCGCCAACCGCTGGCTGGCCCGCCGGACGCGGCGCCGGGTCAACATGGGTTTCGTCGCGGGCGGGCTGGCGGTGCTGATCATGGTGCTGTGGGTCGGGACCGCGCTGACGATCTCGACCGCCGACAGCCGCAGCGCCAAGGGCACCGGGGCCGAATCGCTCAAGACCATCACCACCCTGGCGATCACCGCGCAGCAGGCACGCGCCGACGAGACGCTGGCCTTGATCCGCCGCGGCGACGAGGAGGTCCGCAAACAGTCGTACTACGAGCGGATCGACGGGATGCAGACGAAACTGTCGCAGTACCTCGCACGCGAGGACGCGATCGACAGCACCGAACTGGTCGCCGCCGAGGATCTGCTCGCCCGGTGGCGTGCCGCCGACGACCGCATCAACGCCTACATCGCGGTCGGCAACTACCAGGCCGCCACCCAGGTCGCGCTCGGCACGGGTGAGGACGATTCGACCCCGGCGTTCGACAAGCTCAACGACGCGCTCGGCAAGGCGATCGAGCAGAGCCGCAGCCAACTGCGCAACGACATCCTCAACGCGCGGCGGGTGCTGTCGGGCGCGACGGCGGGTGCGGCCGCGCTCAGCGTGATCGCGGCGGTGGCGGTGGCGCTGGGACTGTGGCCCCGACTCAGTGAGTACCGGTGA
- a CDS encoding NUDIX hydrolase yields the protein MRGDGDGWVFSDSGGRYWGRHGAAGLLLRAPGPDGSAAVLLQHRAPWSHQGGTWGLPGGARDSHETPEQAAVREAHEEAGLTADQLTVRTTVVTAEVAGSGGASWTYTTVIADAPALLRTVPNRESAELRWVPEDDVDSLPLHPGFAASWQRLRTVTATIPLLINGQQ from the coding sequence GTGCGTGGCGACGGTGACGGCTGGGTGTTCTCCGACAGCGGCGGCCGCTACTGGGGCCGGCACGGCGCCGCGGGTCTGCTGCTGCGCGCCCCGGGGCCCGACGGTTCGGCCGCCGTGCTGCTGCAGCACCGGGCGCCGTGGAGTCACCAGGGCGGGACATGGGGTCTGCCGGGTGGCGCCCGCGACAGCCACGAGACACCCGAACAGGCCGCCGTGCGGGAGGCCCACGAGGAAGCCGGCCTGACGGCCGATCAGCTCACCGTCCGGACGACGGTCGTGACCGCCGAGGTCGCGGGTTCCGGCGGCGCGTCGTGGACCTACACCACCGTGATCGCCGACGCGCCCGCACTGCTGCGCACCGTGCCCAACCGGGAGAGCGCCGAACTGCGCTGGGTGCCCGAGGACGACGTGGACTCGTTGCCGCTGCACCCCGGTTTCGCGGCCAGCTGGCAGCGCCTCCGTACCGTCACCGCGACCATCCCGCTGCTGATCAACGGACAGCAGTGA
- a CDS encoding acetate kinase translates to MSRTVLVLNSGSSSVKFQLVEPDSGLALADGIVERIGEDSSAASLTFGERRVTREDRVADHDAALRTAFDLFDEAGADLGSGLVAVGHRVVHGGPDLYRPTVVDDALIATLEDLAPLAPLHNPPAVLGIRVARKALPDLPHVAVFDTAFFHDLPAAAATYAIDREVAERWQIRRYGFHGTSHQYVSEQAARFLDVPLTSLSQIVLHLGNGASASAILGGRPVDTSMGLTPMEGLVMGTRSGDIDPGLFVYLWREAGMSVEEIETMLNKRAGVRGLGGEIDFRVLHERIESGDEAARLAYDVYIHRLRKYIGAYLALLGSADVITFTAGVGENDAEVRRDALSGMGRLGIELDEHLNESPSHTARRISAETSPTTVLVIPTNEELAIARACVDVI, encoded by the coding sequence ATGAGCCGCACTGTTCTGGTCCTCAATTCGGGATCGTCTTCGGTCAAATTCCAACTGGTGGAGCCGGATTCGGGGCTCGCCCTGGCCGACGGCATCGTCGAGCGCATCGGGGAGGACTCGTCGGCGGCGAGCCTCACGTTCGGTGAGCGCCGGGTGACCCGTGAGGACCGGGTCGCCGATCACGACGCCGCGCTGCGAACGGCGTTCGACCTGTTCGACGAGGCGGGCGCCGATCTCGGCAGCGGCCTGGTCGCCGTCGGCCACCGCGTGGTGCACGGCGGGCCCGATCTCTACCGGCCGACCGTCGTCGACGACGCGCTGATCGCCACACTCGAGGACCTCGCCCCGCTCGCGCCACTGCACAACCCGCCCGCCGTCCTCGGGATCCGCGTGGCCCGCAAGGCACTGCCGGACCTGCCGCACGTCGCGGTGTTCGACACCGCCTTCTTCCACGACCTGCCCGCTGCCGCAGCCACTTACGCGATCGACCGCGAGGTCGCCGAGCGGTGGCAGATCCGGCGTTACGGTTTCCACGGCACGTCACACCAGTACGTCAGCGAGCAGGCCGCGCGGTTCCTCGACGTTCCGCTCACCTCGTTGAGCCAGATCGTGCTGCACCTGGGCAACGGTGCGTCGGCGTCGGCGATCCTCGGTGGCCGCCCCGTCGACACCTCGATGGGGTTGACGCCGATGGAGGGGTTGGTGATGGGCACGCGGTCGGGCGACATCGACCCCGGGCTGTTCGTGTACCTGTGGCGCGAAGCCGGCATGAGCGTCGAGGAGATCGAGACGATGCTCAACAAGCGCGCCGGGGTACGCGGCCTCGGCGGGGAGATCGACTTCCGGGTGCTGCACGAGCGCATCGAATCCGGCGACGAGGCCGCCCGGCTGGCCTACGACGTGTACATCCACCGGCTGCGCAAGTACATCGGGGCCTACCTCGCCTTGCTGGGCAGCGCCGACGTCATCACCTTCACCGCAGGGGTCGGCGAGAACGATGCGGAGGTGCGGCGCGATGCGCTGTCCGGCATGGGACGGCTGGGCATCGAGTTGGACGAACACCTCAACGAGAGTCCGTCGCACACCGCACGGCGGATCTCGGCGGAGACCTCACCCACGACGGTGCTCGTCATCCCGACCAACGAGGAATTGGCGATCGCCCGCGCCTGCGTCGACGTCATCTAG
- a CDS encoding glutamate ABC transporter substrate-binding protein: MSARAKNRPLVMRVSRLLALLTTVVVLAGCGQAASVVPTPGVTLAPPTPAGMQEMPPEQVRLPMPDNDDCDRRASLRPFPTRAEADAAVAYIRERGRLIVGLDIGSNLFSFRDPITGNITGFDVDIAGEIARDIFGSPAQVDYRIMSSADRITALQNNQVDVVVKTMTITCERKKEVAFSTVYLNANQRILAPRDSAITRAADLSGRRVCVVKGTTSLRRVQQISPPPIIVSTVTWADCLVALQQRQVDAVSTDDAILAGLVAQDPYLHIVGPSMNQEPYGIGVNIENTALVRFVNGTLQRIRNDGTWSALYRKWLTVLGPAPAPPVARYVD; encoded by the coding sequence ATGAGCGCTCGCGCGAAGAACAGACCGCTGGTGATGAGGGTGTCCAGGCTGTTGGCGCTGCTCACCACCGTGGTGGTGTTGGCGGGGTGTGGGCAGGCGGCTTCGGTGGTGCCGACGCCGGGCGTGACGCTGGCCCCGCCCACCCCTGCGGGGATGCAGGAGATGCCGCCCGAGCAGGTGCGGTTGCCGATGCCGGACAACGACGACTGCGACCGCAGGGCCAGCCTGCGCCCCTTCCCCACCCGCGCCGAGGCCGACGCCGCCGTCGCCTACATCCGGGAGCGGGGCAGGCTCATCGTCGGGCTGGACATCGGCAGCAACCTGTTCTCCTTCCGCGACCCGATCACCGGCAACATCACCGGCTTCGACGTCGACATCGCCGGGGAGATCGCCCGCGACATCTTCGGCAGCCCCGCCCAGGTCGACTACCGGATCATGTCGTCGGCGGACCGGATCACCGCGCTGCAGAACAACCAGGTCGACGTCGTCGTCAAGACCATGACGATCACCTGCGAACGCAAGAAGGAGGTCGCGTTCTCGACGGTGTACCTGAACGCCAACCAGCGGATCCTGGCGCCGCGGGATTCGGCGATCACCCGTGCCGCGGACCTGTCGGGCCGGCGGGTGTGCGTGGTGAAGGGGACGACGTCGCTGCGGCGGGTCCAGCAGATCAGCCCCCCGCCGATCATCGTGTCGACGGTGACGTGGGCCGACTGCCTGGTGGCCCTGCAGCAGAGGCAGGTCGACGCGGTCAGCACCGATGACGCGATCCTCGCGGGTCTGGTGGCCCAGGATCCGTATCTGCACATCGTGGGCCCGAGCATGAACCAGGAGCCCTACGGCATCGGCGTGAACATCGAGAACACCGCGCTGGTGCGGTTCGTCAACGGCACGCTGCAGCGCATCCGCAACGACGGCACCTGGTCGGCGCTGTACCGGAAGTGGTTGACGGTGCTGGGTCCGGCGCCCGCACCCCCGGTCGCGAGGTACGTGGACTGA
- the thiE gene encoding thiamine phosphate synthase, producing MREPLDRLRAAALYLCTDARRERGDLAEFADAALAGGVDLIQLRDKGSPGEQRFGPLEARQELAALEVLGEAARRHGALLAVNDRADIALAAGADVLHLGQDDLPLPVARGIVGPRPLIGRSTHDSAQVAAAVAEDVDYFCVGPCWPTPTKPGRPAPGLDLVREAAARHTDKPWFAIGGIDEARLPEVLAAGARRIVVVRAITAADDPRAAAQRLKAALTAVR from the coding sequence GTGCGTGAACCCCTCGACCGCCTCCGAGCGGCGGCGCTGTACCTGTGCACCGACGCCCGCCGCGAGCGCGGAGACCTCGCGGAATTCGCCGACGCCGCACTCGCCGGAGGCGTCGACCTGATCCAGCTGCGGGACAAGGGCTCGCCCGGTGAACAGCGGTTCGGCCCACTGGAGGCGCGCCAGGAACTGGCCGCCCTCGAGGTGCTCGGCGAGGCCGCGCGCCGTCACGGTGCACTGCTGGCCGTCAACGACCGCGCCGACATCGCGCTGGCAGCGGGCGCCGACGTGCTTCACCTGGGCCAGGACGATCTGCCGCTGCCGGTGGCGCGCGGCATCGTCGGCCCGCGCCCGTTGATCGGCCGGTCCACCCACGACAGCGCTCAGGTCGCAGCGGCGGTCGCCGAGGACGTCGACTACTTCTGCGTGGGCCCGTGCTGGCCGACCCCCACCAAACCCGGGCGGCCGGCGCCGGGGCTGGACCTGGTGCGCGAGGCGGCCGCGCGTCACACCGACAAACCCTGGTTCGCGATCGGCGGGATCGACGAGGCGCGCCTGCCGGAGGTGCTCGCGGCGGGCGCCCGCCGGATCGTGGTGGTGCGGGCGATCACCGCCGCCGACGATCCGCGGGCCGCGGCTCAGCGCCTCAAGGCGGCGCTCACTGCTGTCCGTTGA
- a CDS encoding glycosyltransferase family 2 protein codes for MPELTPVVLPAHLSARGLFGRRALVVLAVVVAVHAAGVANWPHIVAPLLTGIFAVVYLVSTLDRNYLLLKGLRSDALLRISADEALAVPDDELPVYTVLLPVYDEPTIVANLINGVGRLDYPADKLEILLLVEEDDLATQEALLGADMQSVRIVIVPHSLPKTKPKACNYGMSMPDLRGEYLTIYDAEDIPDPLQLRRAVAAFRRVPSDIGCLQGRLGYFNERQNLLTRFFSLEYDQWFGVVLPAVEQARCVVPLGGTSNHMPTEVWREVGGWDEFNVTEDADLGVRLARSGYRTMILDSITLEEANSDVVNWIRQRSRWYKGYLQTMLVHLRDPRGLHRAIGTKAFLRMLNMTGGVPLTSALNVLFWFTMLMWIVGRPAVIGMLFPPLTYYVCLSLLLICAPLSVFTGLIVTQALGKPHLWVAALLSPLYWVLQSVAAIKAIYQLLFRPSFWEKTIHGLSPSRDHTPLTEGPR; via the coding sequence ATGCCTGAGCTGACCCCGGTGGTGCTGCCGGCCCACCTGTCCGCGCGCGGGCTCTTCGGCCGCCGCGCCCTCGTCGTGCTGGCCGTGGTGGTCGCCGTCCACGCCGCGGGCGTTGCCAACTGGCCGCACATCGTGGCGCCGCTGCTGACCGGGATCTTCGCGGTCGTCTACCTGGTGTCGACGCTGGACCGGAACTATCTGCTGCTCAAGGGACTCCGATCCGATGCGCTGCTCCGCATCAGCGCCGACGAGGCGTTGGCTGTTCCCGACGACGAGCTGCCCGTGTACACCGTGCTGCTGCCGGTGTACGACGAACCGACGATCGTGGCCAACCTGATCAACGGAGTCGGCCGCCTCGACTATCCGGCCGACAAACTCGAGATCCTGCTGCTCGTCGAGGAGGACGACCTCGCCACCCAGGAGGCCCTGCTGGGTGCCGACATGCAGTCGGTGCGCATCGTGATCGTCCCCCACAGCCTGCCCAAGACGAAGCCCAAGGCCTGCAACTACGGGATGTCGATGCCCGACCTGCGCGGCGAATATCTCACCATCTACGACGCCGAGGACATCCCCGATCCGCTGCAGCTGCGGCGGGCAGTGGCGGCGTTCCGCCGGGTGCCGTCCGACATCGGTTGTCTGCAGGGACGTCTCGGGTACTTCAACGAGAGACAGAACCTGCTGACCCGGTTCTTCTCGCTCGAGTACGACCAGTGGTTCGGGGTGGTGCTGCCCGCGGTGGAGCAGGCGCGGTGTGTGGTACCGCTCGGCGGGACCTCCAACCACATGCCGACGGAGGTGTGGCGGGAGGTCGGCGGGTGGGACGAATTCAACGTCACCGAGGACGCCGATCTCGGGGTGCGTCTGGCCCGCAGCGGCTACCGGACGATGATCCTGGACTCGATCACCCTGGAGGAGGCCAACTCCGACGTCGTCAACTGGATCCGCCAGCGGTCCCGCTGGTACAAGGGCTATCTGCAGACCATGCTGGTGCATCTGCGCGATCCGCGCGGTCTGCATCGCGCGATCGGCACCAAGGCCTTCCTGCGCATGCTCAACATGACCGGCGGTGTGCCGCTGACCAGCGCGCTCAACGTCCTGTTCTGGTTCACCATGCTGATGTGGATCGTCGGCAGACCCGCCGTGATCGGGATGCTGTTCCCACCACTGACCTACTACGTGTGCCTGTCGCTGCTGCTGATCTGCGCCCCGCTGTCGGTGTTCACCGGGCTGATCGTCACGCAGGCGCTGGGCAAACCGCACCTGTGGGTGGCTGCCCTGCTCTCCCCGCTGTACTGGGTGCTGCAGTCCGTCGCCGCCATCAAGGCCATCTACCAACTCCTATTCCGACCGTCGTTCTGGGAGAAGACCATTCACGGACTCTCCCCGTCCCGTGACCACACTCCCCTCACCGAAGGACCCCGATGA